The genomic DNA gaaaatataactttaaaagTTAGTAAACTCTAAATGtggaaaatataaaaagtgTAATAAGAAGTTAAATTTTTTGGATTCAAAATAGAACACAAATTGATTGTAACTCATTCTTACATAAAAGCGGTTATAGGTCGGATGATAAACATCAGAGGGACAAAtgaagatattattatatagcGGCCTTAAAATTTGAagtattataagaaaaaaaattgttattattatttgtttcatttgctatatttgaagttatattaaaaagataatcTTATTgcaattaattaaagtaatttagtatatataatttgttaaatattatgttaatatatattatgattcatatttaaacatttttacatACATTTCTTTACCTTTTTTAGGTCATAAGTTTGTTTTACAAGtatttattatagtttttatATAGTAGCactattgaaaaaaataataattatctttatttgtgCATATAAGACACGAGATTAAATGAATACAACAATGTAGTAATTGGACAtgtactaaaaaaaatataacaacttaattaatttaaagactTTCAATCAACATCATCATATTATATGAATGTTTAAGGAGGTAGTTCTAGAACTGGCTAATTAGTCTCTCCGGTGCAACAGAATTCCAGAACTTCATTATTGAGTTGATGTTGATATGATGCTTCGATTTATGTATAGTTATGATAAAGTACTCTTTCTTTATTCTTGATCTAAATCTGCAAGgtaacaaacaaatatttagctaaagtttataaattgatgatttaattagaTAAAGACGAGACTTACATTAAAACTGGTGGAATGGAAGGATCTAGTTATACTTAGTAAAGAAATGCTGATGGAGGAGGAGATGCTGATGGTGGCGGTGgggatttataataatatggaGGTGGTGGAGATGGGGATGGTGGGGGTGGAGACTTGTAATAATAAGGTGGTGGAGATGGAtctggtggtggtggagatttaTAGTAGTAAGGAGGTGGTGGAGATGGGGATGGGGATGGTGGTGGGGGAGATTTATAATAGtatggtggaggaggagacGGTGAGGGAGGTGGTGGTGATTTATAGTAGTATGGAGGTGGCGGTGATGGATCgggtggtggtggagatttaTAATAGtatggtggaggaggagacGGCGAGGGAGGTGGTGGAGATTTATAATAGtatggtggaggaggagacGGTGAAGGAGGTGGTGGAGATTTATAGTGGTATGGAGGTGGCGGTGATGGGtctggtggtggtggagatttaTAGTAGTATGGAGGTGGTGGAGAGGGggatggtggtggtggagatttaTAATAGTAGGGTGGAGGTGGCGATGGTGAAGGAGGTGGAGGAGATTTATAGTAGTAGGGTGGAGGCGGCGATGGTGAAGGCGGTGGTGGAGATTTATAGTAgtatggtggtggtggtgatggatctggtggtggtggagatttgtaatagtatggaggtggtggagatggagatggtggtggtggagatttgtaataataaggtggaggaggagatggtgatggtggtggtggagatttgtaataataaggtggaggaggagatggTGATGGAGGTGGTGGAGATTTATAATAGTATGGTGGTGGTGGCGATGGTGAAGGCGGTGGTGGAGATTTATAGTAGTATGGTGGAGGTGGAGATGGTGACGGAGGTGGTGGAGATTTATAGTAGTATGGTGGTGGTGGCGATGGATCcggtggtggtggagatttaTAGTAGTACGGAGGTGGGGGTGATGGAGAcggtggtggtggagatttataataataaggaGGTGGGGGTGATGGAGAcggtggtggtggagatttaTAGTAATATGGTGGTGGTGAAGATGGAtctggtggtggtggagatttgTAGTAATATGGCGGTGGAGGAGATGGAGACGGAGGGGGTGGCGATTTATAGTAGTAAGGATGAGGAGGAGATGGGgaaggagaaggaggtggaGGCGATTTGTAATAGTAAGGTTGAGGTGGTGGAGGTGGTGACTTGTAGTAATAAGGAGATGGAGTCAATGGCTTAGTACATTCTTTAGATGGGGTTTTAGTGGCATAAGAAAAAGGTTTGGCATATAGCACAACTTCGTATTTTGACTTTGATTTTACTTTAAGAATGGCATCTTTCAATCCGTTTATTGCAACATTGCATGATGATCCTTTCGGTGGTGCGTGAAGCTTAGCTTTGCATGCGCTAGCTCCGTATTTTTTGTAATCAAATCCTTCAATAGTAACGGCAAACTTCCCATTTACTTTGGTTGTGCCATAACTTACTATTTCCTTTTTCTCATCTTTACATGTTACCTCTACAATAGCCCCtgttaaatgaaataataatgaataaaaggtAAGTCATGACATATAAAGTATGCATGTTTTATAAATTGactaatgttaattaattacattttaataataaatgatatttgggTATCTTAATTGACTAAAATAGATAGGAGTGTTAACTACATATGGGAGAAGtctttgttaatatatatagataaaaataaaaataaattacctttAAGATGCTTTTTGTTATGGGACTTCTTGGGGTATGTCCAATCATAGCATTTGTAACAATAGACCTTTCCTATAACCTTCACAATAAGATGTTGATGGTGGTGGTGGGGAGGGTGAtatggtggtggaggagactTGTAGACATAAACCGGTGAAGGTGGAGGTGGTGACTTGTAGACATATGCCGGTGAAGGTGGAGGTGGTGACTTGTAGACATATACCGGTGAAGGTGGTGAAGAAGGATCAGCggatggaggaggaggagatttGTAATAATATGGTGGTGGAGGTGAAGGtgatggtggaggaggtgatTTATAGTAATAAGGCGGTGGTGGAGATGGTgaaggtggtggtggagatttgTAATAGTACGGTGGTGGTGGAGATGGAAAAGGTGGCGGTGGAGATTTGTAATAGTACGGTGGTGGTGGAGACGGTGACGGTGGAGGCGGTGATTTATAGTAATATGGAGGAGGTGGAGAAGGATCgggaggaggaggagacttgtaataatatggtggtggaggagaaggtgatggtggaggaggtgatTTATAGTAAtaaggtggtggtggagatggAGAAGGTGGTGGTGGGGATTTGTAGTAatatggtggtggtggagatggagaaggtggtggtggagacttgtaATAGTATGGTGGGGGTGGAGATGGAgaaggtggtggtggagacttgtaatagtatggtggtggtggagacggatcaggaggaggaggagacttGTAATAATATGGTGGTGGAGGTGAAGGTGACGGTGGAGGAGGTGATTTATAGTAAtaaggtggtggtggagatggAGAAGGTGGTGGAGGAGATTTGTAATAgtatggtggtggtggagaaggtgaaggtggaggtggtgatttataataataaggcGGTGGTGGAGATGGGAAAGGTGGTGGTGGGGTAGATGAATCCAAGGGCGGTGGTGGAGATTTGTAATAGTacggtggtggaggagaaggtGACGGTGGAGGTGGTGATTTATAGTAATATGGAGGAGGCGTAGATGGATCGGATGGTGGTGGCGGAGAATTGTATTGAtaaggtggaggaggtgacgaCGAAGGAGGGGGAGGTGAGTGGTAGTAATAAGGTGGTGGCGGCGAAGAcaaaggtggaggaggagaagtaTACAAGTAGGGCGGTGGAGAGTGAGATCCATAAGGAGCAGCCAACGAAAATGATGTTGAAGATATTGTCAATACGACGACAAAAAGTAGACGACCCCAAATGGGGCCGCTACTATGAGACCTCATTGAGTCTTGCAAATATAGAGATATGAGAAGTGTTAGTTGAGTTGTGAATTGAACAATGAAGCTTGAAGTATTTATACAAGGATGAAGAATGGATTGATCTAGGTAATATTTAGTAGTAGAAGTTAGTGCatgaaattgaattaatttaaaaggtcAACTTATtgctaattaataaattaattgtttaaaggATTGTGTAAGCTTATAATTCGGAACTCTTCACATGGAGACTATGAATTGTTAAAAGTTATCACTTCATGAATCCTGACagttattcatttttaaacataaataaataatattaataatattcttccaatttattttaatcaacaCGATCTCTCCTCTTACCATGTGCaaaggaaggaaggaagacaGGAAGCAACATGATtcttagaaataaataaataaataattagcaTGATTCAAGTAAAATATTGTAACATATAATTGATAATAAGtacaagtaaaatatttttaaatgatagtGTATGtggtatttaaaaatatcttaatttaaaatttagattgtattagtataaataatattaataagtgtaaaaatcttatttttaaaaaatagtcattaatttataaatatatagataaatggtattaatcaattttagcaaaaaaaaatgcTGAAATCAGCAATATCATTACATGTTTAAAAATttgtcaaattttaattaataataatatagatatataaatagtaattaacattaattttaatctaATGACCCTAGTTAGTAGGATACCTGTTTTGACCATGTTTATTTATCTAAGCAATGTGCTTTAGTATTAAATTAGTGTGGATTGTCAAGTGGgaagattttgttttttaacttctttcaagttaaattattattatttaaatgtagGAAATTGTCACTATTTCATGACATTTAATCTCTCATAcaccaattattattattagaacgATAAAAGATCTAAAATTCAATATTTCAGGATATTTAAAGTGTTTACCCTCTATATTTGATGAAGAATGAAtggtaattaaattaaatagtaGCCGCTTTGAACCACCTTAGTTTTACGGGTCATTACTAACAGTAGACATTTGTTCAATAGAGTATTTGTTTTGCATTGA from Impatiens glandulifera chromosome 9, dImpGla2.1, whole genome shotgun sequence includes the following:
- the LOC124916315 gene encoding extensin-2-like, with product MRSHSSGPIWGRLLFVVVLTISSTSFSLAAPYGSHSPPPYLYTSPPPPLSSPPPPYYYHSPPPPSSSPPPPYQYNSPPPPSDPSTPPPYYYKSPPPPSPSPPPPYYYKSPPPPLDSSTPPPPFPSPPPPYYYKSPPPPSPSPPPPYYYKSPPPPSPSPPPPYYYKSPPPPSPSPPPPYYYKSPPPPDPSPPPPYYYKSPPPPSPSPPPPYYYKSPPPPSPSPPPPYYYKSPPPPSPSPPPPYYYKSPPPPSPSPPPPYYYKSPPPPDPSPPPPYYYKSPPPPSPSPPPPYYYKSPPPPFPSPPPPYYYKSPPPPSPSPPPPYYYKSPPPPSPSPPPPYYYKSPPPPSADPSSPPSPVYVYKSPPPPSPAYVYKSPPPPSPVYVYKSPPPPYHPPHHHHQHLIVKVIGKVYCYKCYDWTYPKKSHNKKHLKGAIVEVTCKDEKKEIVSYGTTKVNGKFAVTIEGFDYKKYGASACKAKLHAPPKGSSCNVAINGLKDAILKVKSKSKYEVVLYAKPFSYATKTPSKECTKPLTPSPYYYKSPPPPPQPYYYKSPPPPSPSPSPPHPYYYKSPPPPSPSPPPPYYYKSPPPPDPSSPPPYYYKSPPPPSPSPPPPYYYKSPPPPSPSPPPPYYYKSPPPPDPSPPPPYYYKSPPPPSPSPPPPYYYKSPPPPSPSPPPPYYYKSPPPPSPSPPPPYYYKSPPPPSPSPPPPYYYKSPPPPSPSPPPPYYYKSPPPPDPSPPPPYYYKSPPPPSPSPPPPYYYKSPPPPSPSPPPPYYYKSPPPPSPSPPPPYYYKSPPPPDPSPPPPYHYKSPPPPSPSPPPPYYYKSPPPPSPSPPPPYYYKSPPPPDPSPPPPYYYKSPPPPSPSPPPPYYYKSPPPPSPSPSPPPPYYYKSPPPPDPSPPPYYYKSPPPPSPSPPPPYYYKSPPPPSASPPPSAFLY